TGACTCACCAGGGCAAAATATGTGCCCCTCTACCCCTTTCAAAATTAAGGCAAATTTACTAGCATAGTCCTTTGGAGGGAGGTGAGGTCTCTGGAAATGTCTATTATTAGATGTCTCACAAGCACAGTACAAGGGCCCCACATGCATATTGCAGCTAAAGAGAAGCCGTGTTTGACTCTGATAAAATAGGCCCCAGGATATTAATTTTATACTGTTTGCTGCCTTACCGGGTTCATAATACACACCACTCACAACAAGCAGAGAACtcggcagagctgggctgtgtgTACACAGGGAAAAGGCCATAAATTGCCTAGCAGAGCACTTTTCAAACTGTAGGACATTCCCCAGAGGAAGAGTTAAGAAGTAGATTTTGCGTCAGATGCTATCAAAGGCTCCTAGAACTTGGCTAGGTTAAATCTCTCTGCCACATGTGCCTGAGCAGGTTGTTTGCAAAGGTCAAGCTCCCAGTCTGTTGCTGCAGCAGCGAACATTTCTCAGCTGTTCTTGGCTCAGTCCTCAAGGTATGTAGTCTGGGAAATGTCCTCTCAGCTCTTTTGGGGAATGTCTTTCACTGATGGTAGAAGGTGCATTgactaaaaaaaagaaagagatttttttaaatcttggtttTGAAGTGGTTGATTTTGCTTCCCCAAAGAAAAAGATTATTTAGACTCTCTCACTGATCCTTTTAGAACTTGCCGTTTGTTTCTTTGTCTGAGTAAGATTTCAGGTTTTTTGAGGGATTTGTTCAACGTACCAAAAGCCTGTGAAATCAGAGGGGCTGGAACCTTAAGCTAACGTAGCATCATGTAATTCATTAGCCTGGGTTTGTGAAAAGCGAAAAATTTGGGGAAGTTTTTtcactcaaattaaaaaaaaaaaaaccaacaactttctGCAGATTTCACAGCTGGTCCCAGGGAATTCGCTCTTATATATGAGCAGGAAATCCAGCTTATGAAAGagactttctttttaaatgtagtttGCTTGTGGAAAAGCATctgtcagtgttttatttttgttttgtttttcaacctGGAAAAACTATTTCCATGATCTTTGGGGAGGTGGAATTTTCATGTGAAATGCAAAAGTAAACGGTGCCTCTATTGTCTCCTTTTTTAGATACacaatcaaaaagaagaagatttgccttattttttcatttctttttgttttgtttcatttgacagtagacagttgcaaaaaaaaaaaaaaacaacaacaacctaaAATGACTTTATTGCACATGCACCTGTATTTCACTGGCTTGGTCTTCTGGATTATACCAAAATCGAGCTCTTTTGTGCTGCCCAATGCCACCGAGCTCCTGTACCCCTCCAGCCACACACAGGCTGGCTTGGTGTCTGGCCTCGGGGTGCCAAGGAGTCGCCGAAAGCGATACATCTCTCTGCAGGACATGAGCGCTCTTTTGGACTACCACAACCAAGTGCGGGCACAGGTGTCTCCATCAGCTGCCAACATGGAGTATATGGTGAGTTTTTGCCATGCTTCCTGAAGGGAGAAGGAATGATAGTGGGGTCAAGGGCAGGTTTAATGCCTTAGCACCATCTGCTGAGGAAGTGGGTACAAAGCAAAAACTGCAGAGCTGCAGAATGGAGCCCGTTACACCAGCACAGCGGATGCCATGCTCAGGCACTGGCAATGGTATTATTGTGATCTGTTATTTCTCAGCAACAAGCTGTGTGCTAAGCACTGCACAGCAGCGTGCAGAGTCACAGCCCCGGTCCCAATGCGCTTCCTACCCAAAGTCAAACCTGACACAAGCAAGGGTCATAAAGAGCCTAaccaggtgtggggaggggagagggtgcagggaagTTAAACCCACACTGGGTGCTATTAAGTTGGGCTTCTTTTGTTTTCTACGATTACTTCTTGTGAGACAGCAGAGTATCTAGGAGGGACCTGAAtgaggaaagggaaggggaaTCTAAAGCTCTTTAATGAGTACAGAGCTTGCCTGTCACATGTTACGCCCAGCCAAGCAGTGCCCATCGGTTCAGTACAGTGTATGCCAGCATTAGCCCCCAGGACTAGCAGTGCCCTCTGGATCAGTTTGTTAATCGAAGCTCCAGCTCTTGGTATATTTCTCCCTCTGGTCTACACACAATGTTGCACCCACTTAACTAAGGGTGTGATGCTAAAGCGACGCAGCTCTGTGTGTAAACACTATGACATTGGCTTATATCAGTTCAGCTTATGTCTGTAAGGTAACAGGTACAAATCAAACCAACACAGGCCAGGTTCACGCAGAGTTATGCCAGGTCAGCATCCTCCttttagttaaaccaatgcaaccTCTGtgttagacaagccctaattagTCAGCTGTTTCCACAGACTGTGGGCAcctggaagggggcgggggggctagaCCTGCAGACAGGGAGGGGCCCACTTGGTATAGAGCTTATTTCACAAAGGAAAAAGTGAAGAGCTAAGGGAGGGATCCTTATGTGAGTGGCTGAGCGCTGCATCAGCCGGTACCATGCAGCCTGCAGGGCCCTGTGGAGACAGCCTTTCTGAACTCAGTGAGCTCTTTGTTCATGATAATTGTAGTAGCTGCTTTTTGCTGTCAGCAGAGAAGATGAAAGGCTGCCACATCACATTGACTTCCCCAGCTAGCAGCTCCGAGTGCAGCGGTTGGGGCCGGGGAGGTGGTGAGTCCAATGAAGGTAACTGATATTTCACAGCATCTTCCGGGAAGCCCTGGCTTGCTTTCCTTATGCAATTCCTGGCACACTGATTGCTAACTCAGTAGCTAATGCTAACCGCTGAGTCTGTTGGTTTTGTGCCTTTTCTTTTCTTACTCATGTGTCCAAAAAAGGTCAGAGGAGAAACCTGCAGTAACTAAAAAGCATGAATAAAAAATAACCagggttctgatccaaagcccattgaagtctgtcCAGTGGGTGtctgtccactgacttcagcgggctttggattaggcccttgaggagaaaagtgcagcTGTGTTTGCTTGAGAAACTCCAGCTGCTGACAGATACTCTGTAGGGAAAGCACCAAGCTCTAGGTTCCATTCAATGCTCTGGAGATGGGCACTGGGGATCTGCTGGAAAATCGTCAACAACAGACAGAAAAGAGACCtcctatgggcctgattctgcagagcGCTGGCATCTTTaaccctctgaagtcagtgggagtcagcACCTCTCATGACCAGGCCTGTGCTTGGTTCCACTCTAGAATCCTGGCAAAACCAAACGTCGTCTGCTGCAAACCAGGAACAGACATCCCCCCTAAAATGCAAAGAGAAGCCCTGTTTGTGTGCACCTTGGGAGATCTGCCCCAGGCCACTTCCACCAGTGCTGCCCAAACAACAACGCTATCTGCTGGGGTTATCTGCCCCCTGTGGAAATGTACCATCCTTTCCCCGGGGGCCTGGCAAAGCGATTGTTGGTCATTTCTACTCCTGCTCGGCTTTGCTATTGTTAATGTTTGTTAAGTGCTAACAGCATGAttggtgctgtacatacacagaagaAGACCTGTCCTCAGCCTCCAGGGGCTTGCAGTCTAATTCACACACCATCCATACAGGTCTGACCCAGCAAGTGATGCCTGGAGATAGCTAGAGGCCTAATTTGCAAAGGTGCTGAAgcacctccagctcccattgatatcagcaCTGCTGAGAACTAGGCCCCATTTTCTGAAGGTGCAATAGGAGTCAGAGTTACAGAGATAAAAGGCacctcacacccagctccagagctAGAGCTTCCTGCTGTAGGTGTGCAACAGCATCCATCAGCTAAGTACCAGTACCACAGCCACAGTCCCTTCGTTATTAACGGCTTAGAGCAGCTGTTTCCTTTGTCCTCACTCACCTTGAGCTGCTTTGGAGACAAGCCCCAGTCATGcctgggagagaaaaggaaaggcaCGGGTCTGATTTTGGAAGCTACTAGTTTAGGCCAAGCATGTGTGAAGCACAGACCCCCACATAGGCAAGTTTGATCCAATCTGAGAACCACACAAGCAGAACTATCGTGTATCCCTTATGTATCAACATCTAGAGGCCACCCATAATGCACCCTTCCTGTTGGAGCCAACTTATGTCCTTTACCCACTGGCACTGAGAGCTGACCCTTTGTGTGTCACCCACCTAGTGACACCCAGAATCAACCCACGGTATCCCCTACCCAGTGAAATCCAGAATTGGCCTATTGGGAATCTGTTGCCCAGTGGTGGCCAAAATTGGCTCACTCTGTAGCCTCTGCCCTGTGATCCTGATGGTGATTCTGAGATGTCTGAGGACAATGGGTGATACAGGAGCCTTCCCTTCTGTTGTCTACCACAAGCTACAAGTTCAGTATTTCCTGTCACTCCCATCTTTTCTCCCTTTGGGGTTGGCTTCCTGCTTCCGGGCAGGAGGAACCATGTGCCCTAACTTGTAAGCCCCCTGCACTGGGTCCTGGATTTTCAGCTGTCCACACGTGTTATGGAGGCAATGACAGAAAATGAAGCTGGAACCATTGCTGCAGCCTGCATCGCAGAGCAGAGAGGAGAGCAGGGGTTCAGCTGTTAAAATCTCTGAGTCTCCGTTCAGTGCCCACCCAGCAAATGGCCATGCATGTCActgcaatgggggaggggagctttcATGGGCTTATTGCCTCTGAATTAGTGAAATGTTCGTAATGGTGTTAGAAACCAGCTGAATTTCCCCTGGTCCAAACTACAAGTGTGAGATGTATTGGGCTGTGGCACGTCTCCCTGGTACTCTTAAAAGTTGGCTGGACAAGGCACTGGAAAACGGTCTATAGGGCAGAACCCATGAGAAAGACTACATGAGCTATATACCAGCTGGCTGGAGTctccgggtatgtctacactgcagtgtaaccCCGAGTAAATACAACTTGAGGTaacagaccctgggtttgttaaccaaGTTCTTgagcatctacaccaggggtcggcaacttttcagaagtggtgtgccaagtcttcatttattcactttaatttaaggtttcgcatgccagtaatacattttaacgttttttagaagatctctctctataagtctatatattatataactaaactattgtcgtatgtaaagtaaacaaggtttttcaaaatgtttaagaagcttcatttaaaactaaattaaaatgctgatcttacgcggccagcctgctcagcccactgctggtctggggttccgttcacctaggctggcagcgggctgagtggggcctgtggccgggaccccggctggcaagggcctggcagctgggaccccagaccggcagtgggctgagcggggccgtcagccgggaccccagaccagcagtgggctgagcggggccgtcagccgggaccccagaccggcagtgggctgagcggctcagcccgctgccactcagcccgttGCTGGTCTGGGattccatccgccggctcctgccagccaaggtcccagctgccggccccactcagcccgctgccagtctgggatcccggccctgcccacatagagtgggtacctaccgtctccctggttctagcccattctcttcctctctctctgcactgggatgagggtgggagtgcactgagtacaggactgggggtgaaggagcaggctgggggtggggtgtagggtctggccaggagctagaatgagggagggggctcagggttggggcaggaggtttgggtgtggagtgatTACCTGGGctgctcccatttggtgcgaggggtgcaggtgggaatgtggggtgggggtgtaggagctcccgtttggtgctcagggtgggggtgggaatgtggggggtgcaagagttaGGGTATGGGGCAtgtgggggctgcgggtgtgtggggggtgcaggagtcagggcagggggctaggggcatgtgaggagggtgcaggagtcagggcatggggtggggggggctgggtatgtgtgggggatgctggagtcagggctgcagtcgtggggggtgcaggggtcagggcagggggctggggtgtgtgggggctgcagggatcagggcagagggctgggtgtgtgtgaggggggtgcgggggtcagggcagagggctgggggggtgggctagggttgtgggggtgctcacAGAGCgactcacagcagggggctggaggggatatgccctgattccactcccactccccaaggccctgtccccacctcctcTCCGCCTTCTCCCCGGAGCAGTgagcgcgctgcggctccgcttctccccctgcctcgcaagggccatcagctgatgggcggcagggagggagaggaggaggggcaggaacccagcatgctgcgggaagaggcaggggagggggaacctgcctgccctgcagcagcagccggcagaaccaagcttcttcaccctgcccccattggggggggggcaggcaggatttttaatgacaCGCTGTTGACTGCCgaggtcccggctgccagccccgctcagcccgctgccggcctgggttcagcagcaggctgagccgggccggcggctgggacctggcaggcagcagcatgccattaaaaatcggcttgcgtgccatctttggcagcctgccataggttgccgacccttgatctacactcatttgtaaccccaggttaggaactgttgaattctgggtcccaacctgggccCAAGTCCAACCACCCACATCCCAGACTTCCAAGTGCCTCCCAAAATAAGACCGTTCTAGCCCTTTGCTCATGGTGtaatgtgggaaaacttgactgtccagaggacaaagaaagtcagccagCGGGAGTGTGGAATATGATCGGCCGGCTTCCAGCGCATGAGTCCAGTGCGGCTGCGTCTTCACTGCAAAGCAATGGGAATTGAACCCTAGGTCCTGGCTTGACTAATGCTCGGACCCTCCAcgggtggggggtcccaggacCCTGATCTGAGACCTGGGTTAGtgagatttgtgtgtagacagaagggggtTGGgtttgagcctgagtttgaaccctggccttacattgcagtgtagacacaccgtATGACTCTCTGACCAGCTGGTTTTGAGAAAACCTCCATTCTTTGGTTTTGCCCAAAGCTGAACATCAGGCAGCGTTTGCTGGAAAGTACCACAGACCAGGCCCATTATTTAGAAACCCAGGTGAAATTCAGGGGCTTCAATCCCAAAGCTCAATCAAGGGGAGGGGACCTGGCCTCCTAACACATATGCCACAGAGCCCGGCAGAACTAAAGGGTCACCAGACCTCCACATCAGGCCTGACGCAGACACTGCTTAGGCTGTATTTCATGCTCTCAGATAAGACGGGGTACCTGACACTTTGTGATGGATGCTAGGAAACATTTTCAATCTGTGAGAGTGATTAGGCCTTAGGAGAGACAATAAAGGAGGTGGCTGAAGCAGCAACGCCGGGAGAGATGGTGATGATAAAAATATAAAGATAATTCTTTGCCTTTCTATAGTGACatccatttgaggatctcaagGCAACTTCCAAACACCAGGGAGTTTAGTCTCACAGTTGCCCTGCTCAGTATCTCCAGACCCATTCAACAGATAAAGCAAGTGAGGCACAGAGTAGGAAGTGACTCACTCAGTGTCACCCGGTGTGTCAATGGCAGAGCAGAGGACAGAGGACAGGCCTCCTGATGCCTAGTCCTGGGCTTTAGCCGCAAGCCCACTGCTCCTCTCCGAACGAGTACAAACACGAGTAGGAATGATGGAGGGAAGTGCCCTGCATAATGCAGTAACCTAAGGGTCCTTTCCAAGCCAGCTTTCTTGGATTCTAAGGTGGTTCCCCTGTACACATGTCATGGTTAAATGGTTCTCTTTCATTTTTCAAGGAATGAGTCACTCTTTCCTGCTCTGGGCCGTAGCCTAATGACATATGTTGTTGCACCATTTCTTTTTTCCCTCACTTAGGTGTGGGACGAGAGACTAGCCAAGTCTGCTGAAGCCTGGGCCGTACAGTGCATATGGGACCATGGGCCGCCACAGCTGATGAGATACATTGGTCAGAACCTCTCCATTCACTCTGGCAGGTAAGTGATCCACAGCCGTGCTCTGATCATGCATGTTGCATCAAATGAGGTCAAAGTCCTCATTCTCTGCAGACACAGAAGGAACTGGGGAGTCTTGTTAGAACCCTGCCTAGAACAAAATTTGATCTATTTCTATGGACATCATTATTAGCAGCTTTGTTATTTAGGACCCGGTTGTCACCCCTAATTCACACTCAGTAGCACCTTGCTCCACTGAGAGCTAAATGAAAGAAAGCACCAGGGGGAGTGAGGTGCAGTTCCAAGGGAGCAAGGGACAAGCCCAGGACAGACAAAACGAGTCTGGGCCAAGTTCACTGTTGCTCTCAGGAGGTGCAGCTGAATCCATGAATCTGAGTCTGAGTCACAGCCTAGAGAAAACGCTCCACCTTTGTTTGGGGAGGAGTGTGACTTACCACAGAATGGAATCTGAAGGGCACGTCTCAGCTTGATCTGCAGACCTTGAGCCACTCAGCTGTCGGTAGCAGAAAGAGTCCATTGATATTCAGAGAAACCCACTGGACCAGAGCCATGTTCCTGTTGGCGTTAGTGAAGAGATTTGTATTTAGAGCCTCTGCAGGATGCAACTTGAGCAGGGGATGGGCTGTGAAGGAGAAAAGCTCtggttcaaaaacaaaacactttgggTAAATTAACGAATGTGGCAAGAAATGGAGATGAAAGCATCCGGAGATAAATGAGTCAATGTGTGAGTTGGATCAGTTGAGAAGTTTTCTCCTTGCTGGTTAAAGTCCCCTTTTTTTTTGCACTGACAACACGCAGGGGGGTTTAATGGGAGTAAGGAGTGATTTAATGCAGCCagagagggccagatttttagagtCACTGTTGTACATGCCCctggcatgcacacacacagctcacaATGCAGGAGAGCAAAATTATGTTGCCCCAGAGTCCTTAGCACCTGGAGAGACCCGGGGAAACTTGCACTCACATTTCAAACCCTATCCCTCTTGCTCTGTTCCCCATTTCACTCACTATGAGCACAAAggggcctcctcctcctccactctctGATGTCACCTCCCAGCCCCTTGGGAACTCAGTTCCATTCTTGGTCCTTGAGGGAGCCAGGTGAGCACCTGCTCGCATGGCTCCAACACAGCTAAGGCAAAGCACCTCTCTAGAAAACATACATGAGTGCACCTAGGGGCAAGTCTCTGACAGGCCTGCCCTGGCAGGTCTCCTTGGGGTTTGCTTCCTTGGCCTGGGTAGCATGGAGGAATAACAGGGGATAACATGTGTGATCTTCCACAGGTACCGGTCAGTTGTGGATCTTGTGAAATCTTGGTATTATGAGAAACAGCATTACTCCTTCCCCTACCCTCGTGAATGCAACCCCAGCTGTCCCTCCAAATGCAGTGGTTCTGTCTGCAGCCATTACACCCAGGTACGAAGCCAGAGTCATGTGGGGCAGGGTAGTGGTATTACTAAGTATGCTGACATGCCCAAACGAGGAGCTAGATGGTAATGTACCAGGATCAGATTGCTTTCCGTTGCACTGTGGGAGGTCTGGGCAATCCTCTTTTGTGTTGGCGGGATAGAATGCCCTGCAACTCTGTGTTTGTACGGCGCctgacacaatggggtcctggcccacgACGAGGACTCCTAGCCGCTACAATTTAGCAAAAAATCCCAGCAGACTTCCTGGGAAGCCAGTCCTTTTGACTGACCAAGGTTTGTGTTTTGTGGCAGAGGATGAGAGGCCTGAGGAAGGCAGGTTCAGGCATTGCTGAGCCTTCTGTAACACATCTGGACGGGGACTCAGTGAGCATCAGTGGCATTatcctgctgctgcagcttcttAGAGCAATGAGCCATATCACCTAAAGAAACCAGCAGAGCCCCTTGATCTGTCCCTTgccagggctgtcagtctggccCCCTTTGCTAGCACTACATTCATTGCAAACAAGCACATTAAAAAAGCACCGTCTAAACACCAGCTCTTTTCCTAGCAGCAGTGCCTGCATTTTCCACTGCTCCGTCTGCTGGCCGGGGAGATGTTGTCTGTCGCGGCTGAGCTAGCTGGATGGAAGGAGGAGGACCAACTCCAGGAGGCTGTCTGGTTTAAATCATAAAGACAAGGCCAAAGGAAGGCAGGAGTTAGCATTCCTGACCGGCTGCCTGCCCTCAGCAGTATTGTCCTGGGATACCTTGCAGAGCATTTGCCAGCATGAGAGGCAGCTATTCACGGCGTTGTACGCCCAGCACTGCTGCCCTGTGACACACACATTGCTTTGAGGTGGATCAGTTTGTTTACATCAAAGAGCTGTGGCTGTATCTGCAGAGAGGTTTCTCGCCACGTTCTGGAGCACAGACAGGAGATTTTGGCCAATCGGCTGGAATGCTCCTTTTTGATTTGGCCTCAGCTTCCCCTCTTTACACCAGTAGCACCTCGAAGTctccaaaaggggggggggagcccctTCCTGCCTTGCTGATCATGAATCAGCTCCTTCACAACAGAGCGGCTATTTAGTGTGCGGAAATGTCTGGCTGCTCATGAAATACGGCTCCCTCATCCCCCAGAGCACATCCAGGAGGAGTGCCGCCAGCACAAGGTGGAAAATGTTCCTTTACTTCCATGGTTTGTGGCA
This portion of the Chelonia mydas isolate rCheMyd1 chromosome 13, rCheMyd1.pri.v2, whole genome shotgun sequence genome encodes:
- the R3HDML gene encoding peptidase inhibitor R3HDML, producing the protein MTLLHMHLYFTGLVFWIIPKSSSFVLPNATELLYPSSHTQAGLVSGLGVPRSRRKRYISLQDMSALLDYHNQVRAQVSPSAANMEYMVWDERLAKSAEAWAVQCIWDHGPPQLMRYIGQNLSIHSGRYRSVVDLVKSWYYEKQHYSFPYPRECNPSCPSKCSGSVCSHYTQMVWASSNRIGCAINTCTNMNVWGTTWRQAVYLVCNYAIKGNWIGEAPYKVGRPCSACPPSYGGVCSNNMCFTGLKSNKVSWF